A portion of the Sphingobacterium spiritivorum genome contains these proteins:
- the hemH gene encoding ferrochelatase, translated as MTKKATKGILLVQLGTPDSPSTPDVRKYLTEFLMDGRVIDIPYFNRMLLVKGIIAPTRAPKSAKVYKTIWDKETGSPLMYYSVLQAEMLQEQLGQEYHVELAMRYQNPSIEQALKKMEGMFLESIRVIPLFPQYASATTGSVIDRVMELMRKWQYFPEVSFVSNYCDDPLMIDVFADHAKALDLSQYDHFLFSYHGLPVRQLGKVDPTGTLNCPDTGCDSCKAEVNPYCYLSQCYATSRAIIHKLGLQEGSYTICFQSRLGKTPWIQPYTSDALQRLAKEGVKKLLVFSPAFVADCIETLDEIQVEYAHEFKAAGGEEVHLVESLNDDPKWIEALKNLALNNKN; from the coding sequence ATGACTAAAAAAGCAACCAAAGGCATTCTGCTGGTTCAACTTGGAACTCCTGATTCTCCTAGTACTCCGGATGTTCGTAAGTATCTGACCGAATTTCTGATGGATGGTCGCGTAATTGATATTCCTTATTTCAACCGCATGTTACTGGTGAAAGGAATCATTGCACCTACACGTGCTCCCAAATCCGCAAAAGTATATAAGACAATATGGGATAAGGAAACAGGGTCTCCACTCATGTATTACAGTGTACTGCAGGCAGAAATGCTGCAGGAACAGTTAGGACAAGAGTATCATGTAGAATTGGCGATGCGTTATCAGAACCCATCTATTGAACAGGCGCTCAAAAAGATGGAAGGTATGTTTTTAGAGTCTATCAGGGTTATTCCATTATTCCCTCAATATGCATCTGCGACTACCGGATCTGTTATTGACAGGGTCATGGAGTTAATGCGCAAGTGGCAATACTTTCCTGAAGTAAGTTTCGTTAGTAATTATTGTGATGATCCGTTAATGATCGATGTGTTTGCAGATCATGCTAAAGCATTGGATTTGTCTCAGTACGATCATTTCCTGTTCAGTTATCACGGGCTTCCTGTACGTCAGTTAGGAAAAGTGGATCCTACAGGTACATTAAACTGCCCGGATACAGGTTGTGACTCATGTAAAGCCGAGGTTAATCCGTATTGTTATCTGTCGCAGTGTTATGCTACTTCCAGAGCCATCATACATAAACTTGGATTACAGGAGGGAAGTTATACAATTTGTTTTCAGTCACGTCTTGGTAAGACCCCCTGGATACAGCCCTATACTTCAGATGCCTTGCAGCGTCTGGCTAAAGAGGGTGTAAAAAAACTGCTGGTATTCAGCCCGGCTTTTGTGGCGGATTGTATTGAAACACTCGATGAAATTCAGGTAGAATATGCGCACGAATTTAAGGCTGCGGGAGGTGAGGAAGTTCATCTGGTTGAAAGTCTGAATGATGATCCCAAATGGATAGAAGCGTTAAAAAATTTGGCGCTCAATAACAAAAATTAA
- the ybeY gene encoding rRNA maturation RNase YbeY, with translation MKNINFFAEDTDFKPKEKQKIRQWIADTIKSEGFKRIGELNFIFSSDAYLLEINKQYLNHDTFTDIVTFDSSEEEDTIAGDIFISIERIQDNAEKFKVAERDELHRVVIHGVLHLCGYHDKKPEDKKRMTEKEDEYLSKRTF, from the coding sequence ATGAAGAATATTAATTTCTTTGCAGAAGATACTGATTTCAAACCAAAGGAAAAACAAAAAATCCGTCAATGGATTGCAGATACGATTAAGTCAGAAGGCTTTAAGCGTATAGGAGAATTGAATTTTATCTTTTCTTCAGATGCATATCTGTTAGAGATCAATAAACAATATCTCAATCACGATACCTTTACAGATATTGTCACTTTTGATAGTTCAGAGGAAGAAGATACGATAGCCGGCGATATTTTTATCAGTATCGAACGGATTCAGGATAATGCAGAAAAATTTAAAGTTGCAGAGCGGGACGAATTACATCGTGTGGTGATACACGGCGTATTGCACCTCTGTGGTTATCATGACAAGAAGCCGGAAGATAAAAAGCGTATGACTGAAAAGGAGGATGAATATCTGTCAAAAAGGACTTTTTAA
- a CDS encoding UDP-glucose--hexose-1-phosphate uridylyltransferase, with the protein MNNLNLSFADIPHSRTNMLTGEKVLISPHRSKRPWQGQVEDLPADNRPAYDPKCYLCPGNVRADGAINPPYKESFVFVNDFSALLPDTIAGTEDEDGLLVAETERGICKVISFSPRHDLTLPEMDVSSIKAVVDVWQGEFNTLSQEEWIRYIQIFENKGAIMGCSNPHPHGQIWAQGSLPVEIQKETEQQRLYFEKNGVSLLENYLKLELRKRERILINNQHFVALVPYWASWPYETMIISKRHIQSVADFTEEEKLDLAATLQELTIRYDNLFKTSFPYSAGMHQAPVNSGDHPEWHWHMHFYPPLLRSATVKKFMVGYELLANPQRDITPEYAAEKLRELSGIHYKQQSN; encoded by the coding sequence ATGAATAACCTGAACCTATCCTTTGCAGATATTCCGCACAGCAGAACCAATATGCTGACAGGAGAGAAAGTTTTGATTTCCCCTCATCGCAGTAAACGTCCGTGGCAGGGACAGGTCGAAGATTTGCCAGCTGACAACAGACCTGCTTATGATCCAAAATGTTATCTGTGTCCGGGCAATGTACGTGCAGATGGAGCGATAAATCCACCTTATAAAGAAAGCTTTGTCTTTGTTAATGATTTTTCTGCCTTACTGCCGGATACGATAGCGGGAACGGAAGACGAAGATGGACTATTAGTCGCTGAAACAGAAAGAGGGATCTGTAAAGTGATCAGTTTTAGCCCCCGGCATGATCTTACATTACCAGAAATGGATGTATCATCAATTAAGGCTGTGGTAGATGTATGGCAAGGCGAATTTAATACTTTATCTCAAGAAGAATGGATCAGGTACATCCAGATATTTGAAAACAAAGGAGCCATTATGGGCTGCAGCAATCCACATCCGCATGGACAGATATGGGCACAGGGAAGTCTTCCCGTTGAAATCCAAAAGGAAACAGAACAACAGCGCCTGTATTTTGAGAAAAACGGAGTATCATTGCTCGAAAACTATCTGAAACTGGAGCTTCGGAAGAGAGAACGTATTCTCATCAACAATCAACATTTCGTAGCGTTGGTGCCTTACTGGGCAAGCTGGCCATATGAAACCATGATTATTAGTAAAAGACACATTCAGTCTGTTGCAGATTTTACTGAAGAAGAAAAGCTGGATTTGGCTGCAACGCTGCAAGAGCTCACGATCCGGTATGATAACCTGTTCAAAACATCATTTCCTTATTCAGCAGGAATGCATCAGGCTCCTGTCAATAGTGGAGATCATCCGGAATGGCATTGGCATATGCATTTCTATCCTCCGTTATTACGCTCCGCAACAGTCAAAAAATTTATGGTTGGATATGAACTGCTCGCCAATCCTCAGCGTGATATCACTCCGGAATATGCAGCAGAAAAGTTAAGAGAATTATCAGGCATCCATTATAAACAACAAAGTAACTAA
- a CDS encoding 4-hydroxy-3-methylbut-2-enyl diphosphate reductase: MSKNLTVTIDKDSGFCFGVVYAIDMAEEILEEDGYLYCLGDIVHNDEEVARLKAKGLRIINHEDLPALQHEKVLIRAHGEAPETYKIALKNNITLIDASCPVVLKLQNRIKTSHDDEEKILIFGKHGHAEVIGLQGQTNDEALVFQDITELDNVDLPASFTLYSQTTKSVDKFYEIKEELIKRGYDVKANDTICRQVSNRYEDLGDFARQYDKIVFVSGKKSSNGKVLFDVCQKANPNSYFISGTDEIDSSVFSENDSVGICGATSTPMWLMKDVQKAIEAL; encoded by the coding sequence ATGAGTAAAAATCTGACTGTAACAATAGATAAAGATTCCGGATTCTGTTTCGGTGTAGTGTATGCTATAGATATGGCCGAAGAGATTCTGGAAGAGGATGGTTATTTATATTGTCTTGGAGATATTGTACATAATGATGAAGAGGTTGCAAGACTGAAAGCAAAAGGTTTACGTATTATTAATCATGAAGATCTGCCTGCTCTTCAACATGAAAAAGTGTTGATACGTGCACATGGTGAAGCTCCGGAAACCTACAAAATTGCACTCAAAAATAATATTACACTTATTGATGCCTCCTGCCCGGTAGTGCTTAAATTGCAGAACAGAATCAAAACCTCTCATGATGATGAGGAGAAGATTTTGATTTTTGGAAAACACGGCCATGCAGAGGTTATTGGTCTTCAGGGACAGACAAATGATGAAGCATTGGTTTTTCAGGATATCACCGAATTAGACAATGTGGATTTACCTGCCAGTTTTACCCTATATAGTCAGACAACCAAATCCGTTGATAAGTTTTACGAAATTAAAGAGGAACTGATCAAACGTGGATATGATGTCAAAGCTAACGATACGATCTGCCGTCAGGTGTCAAACAGATACGAAGATCTGGGAGACTTTGCTCGCCAATATGACAAAATCGTGTTTGTGTCCGGAAAAAAATCATCTAATGGAAAAGTTCTGTTTGATGTTTGTCAGAAGGCAAATCCCAATAGCTATTTTATCTCCGGTACAGATGAGATTGATAGCAGTGTCTTTAGTGAAAATGACAGTGTCGGTATCTGTGGAGCGACTTCTACACCGATGTGGTTAATGAAAGATGTACAGAAAGCGATAGAAGCGCTGTAG
- a CDS encoding M14 metallopeptidase family protein: protein MKIRLLFFLLLCTVTGWAQLKSPSEFLGYPVGTKLTPHWKLISYYKHVAEQSPKTVRMQQYGTTNEGRPLYVAFISSESNINRLEEIRQNNLRLAHSLNDGKQADEQTPPIIWMSNNVHGNESSSAEASMLTLYDLVNPANQKAKQWLDKTVIVIDPCLNPDGTDRYVNWYNSVVGDQLNARRDAREHHEPWPGGRPNHYYFDLNRDWAWQTQVESQQRVAFYNKWLPQVHVDFHEQGINNPYFFPPAAEPLHEVITPWQRAFQETIGRFNARYFDEKGWLYFTKERFDLFYPSYGDTYPTYSGSIGMTYEQAGNGSAGLGVITDELDTLTLVDRAIHHHASGINIVQVSAENAPKLIKEFRDFYNQAVSGKLSSYQSYVIKYEDKYVAKLNALRTFLKNNDIQTYTGKGSFKGYNYTTAKEESAVCAEKDLVIPANQPKAALIRVLFEPHAKLNDSVTYDITAWAMPYVYGLEAYASKSAIALGKSYESDSIRNQLSATMGYAIKWNGFAVAQITSELLKKGYTIKYSEEPFTIGTEVFPSGSVVILKKGNEKFANTIAGELTALGDRYQIRIHSLQSSYVDKGRDFGSPSVVKIKAPKVAMFTGEGTSSINSGEIWHYFDRQLKYPITLINVGDYDRTDWSKVDVLILPSGKYPFLKDKSQSEQFTKWIQAGGKVIAMQTAVDQLSSQSWSSMKLVKKDTILPTTSKTTVKYGDRERNALTNYTAGAIFKLTIDPTHPLMFGYESYYTLKQDDKIYQFAGNDKGWNVGYIGENARTSGFVGDKLQKYLKNGVVFAVQSVGKGSVTYLTDDIIFRNFWENGKLMMANATFFVGNAQ from the coding sequence ATGAAAATAAGACTCCTTTTTTTCTTGCTGTTATGTACAGTTACCGGATGGGCACAGCTTAAATCTCCTTCTGAATTTTTGGGATATCCTGTAGGAACCAAACTGACGCCACACTGGAAGCTAATCAGTTATTATAAGCATGTGGCTGAACAGAGTCCTAAAACTGTTCGCATGCAACAATACGGCACGACAAATGAAGGCCGTCCTCTATATGTTGCCTTTATTTCATCAGAATCGAATATAAATCGTCTGGAAGAGATCCGTCAGAATAACCTGCGGCTGGCACATTCTTTAAATGATGGAAAACAGGCGGATGAACAAACTCCTCCGATTATCTGGATGAGTAATAATGTTCACGGTAACGAATCATCATCTGCTGAAGCATCTATGCTGACACTCTATGATCTGGTTAATCCGGCGAATCAAAAGGCTAAGCAATGGTTGGATAAGACAGTGATCGTTATTGATCCTTGTCTCAATCCTGACGGGACTGACCGTTATGTCAATTGGTATAATAGTGTTGTAGGTGATCAGCTGAATGCCAGACGAGACGCCCGTGAGCATCATGAGCCCTGGCCGGGAGGTCGGCCAAATCATTATTATTTTGACCTGAACAGAGACTGGGCCTGGCAGACGCAGGTGGAAAGCCAGCAAAGGGTTGCTTTTTACAATAAGTGGTTGCCACAGGTACACGTTGATTTTCACGAACAAGGAATTAATAATCCATACTTCTTTCCTCCTGCAGCAGAGCCCCTACATGAGGTAATCACACCATGGCAGCGAGCTTTTCAGGAAACAATTGGACGGTTCAATGCCCGTTATTTTGATGAGAAAGGATGGCTGTATTTTACAAAGGAAAGATTTGATCTGTTCTATCCTTCTTATGGAGATACGTATCCGACGTATTCAGGTTCTATTGGTATGACTTACGAACAGGCAGGCAACGGTTCAGCAGGTTTGGGTGTGATTACGGATGAGCTGGATACCCTGACACTGGTAGATCGTGCCATACATCACCATGCTTCCGGAATTAATATTGTGCAGGTTTCTGCTGAGAATGCACCTAAACTGATCAAAGAGTTTAGAGATTTTTATAATCAGGCTGTAAGTGGGAAACTCTCTTCTTATCAGTCATATGTCATTAAGTATGAAGATAAATATGTTGCAAAGCTGAATGCTCTGCGTACCTTCCTGAAGAATAACGATATTCAGACTTATACTGGAAAAGGAAGTTTTAAAGGATATAATTATACTACAGCAAAAGAGGAAAGCGCTGTATGCGCAGAAAAGGATCTGGTGATCCCTGCGAATCAACCCAAGGCGGCTCTGATCCGGGTACTGTTTGAGCCTCACGCAAAATTGAATGATTCAGTCACCTACGATATCACTGCATGGGCAATGCCATATGTATATGGATTGGAAGCATATGCTTCCAAATCTGCTATTGCGCTCGGGAAGTCTTATGAGAGCGATAGTATTCGCAACCAGTTATCGGCAACAATGGGTTATGCAATAAAATGGAATGGCTTTGCCGTCGCACAGATTACTTCCGAACTGTTGAAGAAAGGTTATACTATCAAATATTCCGAAGAACCCTTTACCATTGGCACTGAAGTCTTTCCTTCCGGATCCGTTGTGATTCTCAAGAAAGGAAATGAGAAATTCGCAAATACCATTGCGGGTGAACTAACTGCTTTGGGAGATCGTTATCAGATCCGTATTCATAGTCTGCAATCCAGTTATGTAGATAAAGGACGTGATTTCGGTAGCCCTTCGGTTGTGAAGATCAAAGCTCCAAAGGTCGCAATGTTTACGGGAGAGGGGACCTCATCCATTAATAGTGGGGAAATCTGGCATTATTTCGACCGGCAATTAAAGTATCCGATTACATTGATCAATGTCGGAGATTATGACCGTACCGACTGGTCGAAAGTCGATGTGTTGATACTTCCTTCCGGAAAATATCCATTCCTGAAAGATAAATCACAATCCGAGCAGTTTACAAAGTGGATTCAGGCCGGAGGTAAAGTAATCGCTATGCAGACAGCGGTTGATCAGCTTAGCAGCCAATCATGGAGTTCGATGAAATTAGTGAAGAAGGATACTATACTGCCAACGACATCCAAAACGACGGTTAAATACGGCGACAGGGAGCGAAATGCACTGACCAACTATACTGCTGGTGCTATCTTCAAATTGACGATTGATCCTACTCATCCGCTAATGTTTGGGTATGAGAGCTATTATACCTTAAAACAAGACGATAAAATCTATCAGTTTGCTGGAAATGATAAAGGATGGAATGTAGGATATATTGGAGAAAATGCCAGAACAAGTGGTTTTGTGGGGGATAAACTGCAAAAATACCTCAAAAATGGGGTTGTATTTGCAGTGCAATCCGTCGGAAAAGGATCAGTAACTTACCTGACAGATGATATTATCTTCAGGAATTTCTGGGAGAACGGTAAACTGATGATGGCTAATGCGACATTCTTTGTCGGTAATGCGCAGTAA
- a CDS encoding galactokinase encodes MNIQNIQDSFYNHFQHPSSIVVKSPGRINIIGEHTDYNDGFVLPAAINKAVYVAVSPREDNEIHLYAADFRELFQISVTDMQPAEKEWPNYILGVVDQLQKRGLHVGGFNLFIDGDVPAGAGLSSSAAVECATAFALNELFSLDLSRIDIARIGQLAEHTYVGVKCGIMDQFASVLSEKDQVFRLDCRSLTYEYFPLELGDYMILLLNTNVKHSLGDSQYNKRREKCELGVSWIREKYPEVKSLRDVTVEMLDEVVKNRDEDVYIKCRYVIEENLRVVAACQAMEKGDLVSLGQHIYASHEGLSKAYQVSCEELDFLVDASRVYPEVLGARMMGGGFGGCTINLIKKDFSDQFIKEISESYQQQFGVSLTPYIVETADGTTRIA; translated from the coding sequence ATGAATATCCAGAATATCCAAGATAGTTTTTATAATCATTTTCAGCATCCCAGTTCTATTGTCGTTAAATCTCCGGGACGCATTAATATTATTGGAGAACATACCGATTATAATGATGGTTTTGTGCTGCCTGCAGCGATCAATAAAGCTGTGTATGTAGCCGTCTCACCGAGAGAGGATAATGAAATTCATCTTTACGCTGCAGATTTCAGGGAGTTGTTTCAGATATCTGTAACAGATATGCAGCCTGCTGAAAAGGAATGGCCAAACTATATTTTGGGCGTAGTAGATCAACTTCAGAAACGGGGATTACATGTCGGAGGCTTCAATTTATTCATTGACGGAGATGTCCCTGCAGGAGCAGGCCTTTCTTCTTCAGCAGCCGTAGAATGCGCCACGGCTTTTGCTTTAAATGAATTGTTTTCACTGGATCTTTCGCGGATAGATATCGCCAGAATAGGGCAACTTGCTGAGCATACATATGTTGGTGTAAAATGTGGGATCATGGATCAGTTCGCTTCTGTTCTCAGCGAGAAAGATCAGGTGTTCAGACTGGATTGTCGCTCTTTGACATATGAATATTTTCCGCTGGAGCTGGGTGACTATATGATTTTGTTATTGAATACGAATGTCAAACATTCGCTGGGAGACTCTCAGTACAACAAACGTCGTGAAAAATGTGAGCTGGGAGTTTCCTGGATCCGTGAAAAATATCCGGAAGTAAAAAGCCTCCGGGATGTTACGGTAGAGATGTTGGATGAGGTGGTGAAGAACAGAGATGAAGATGTGTATATCAAATGCAGATACGTTATAGAAGAAAACCTCCGGGTTGTGGCAGCCTGTCAGGCGATGGAAAAGGGGGATCTGGTTTCTTTAGGGCAGCATATCTATGCTTCACATGAAGGGCTTAGTAAAGCATATCAGGTGAGTTGTGAAGAACTGGACTTTCTGGTAGATGCCTCCCGTGTATATCCTGAAGTATTAGGCGCACGAATGATGGGTGGAGGTTTCGGCGGATGTACTATCAATTTAATAAAAAAGGACTTTTCAGATCAATTTATAAAAGAAATCAGTGAATCTTATCAACAGCAGTTCGGCGTATCGCTTACGCCATACATTGTAGAAACTGCAGATGGCACAACACGTATCGCTTAA
- a CDS encoding nucleoside-diphosphate kinase has product MATNRTFTMIKPDAVANGHIGAILNDIISGGFKIVALKYIQLTNESAGNFYAVHKERPFYGDLVSFMTSGPIVAAILEKDNAVEDFRTLIGATNPAQAAEGTIRNKYAKSIDANAIHGSDSDENAEIEGNFFFSQFERF; this is encoded by the coding sequence ATGGCAACTAACAGAACTTTTACGATGATCAAACCAGATGCAGTAGCAAATGGTCACATCGGCGCGATCTTAAACGACATCATTTCAGGCGGTTTCAAAATCGTAGCATTGAAATACATTCAATTGACTAATGAATCTGCAGGAAATTTTTATGCAGTACACAAAGAACGTCCTTTTTATGGTGATTTGGTAAGCTTCATGACTTCGGGACCAATCGTTGCAGCTATCCTGGAAAAAGACAATGCTGTTGAAGATTTCCGTACACTTATCGGTGCAACCAATCCGGCTCAGGCAGCTGAAGGAACAATCCGTAACAAATACGCAAAATCTATTGATGCAAATGCAATCCACGGATCTGATTCTGATGAAAATGCTGAAATTGAAGGAAACTTCTTCTTTTCTCAATTCGAAAGATTCTAG
- a CDS encoding calcineurin-like phosphoesterase C-terminal domain-containing protein: protein MKKISTFLTFLSILSTLHAQDVVRGTVFADANKNGVREQKEAGIPNVSVSNGVQVVKTDAKGKYELPLGKDNIIFVIKPTDYSIPVNANNHPQFYYIHKPEGSPASKYAGVAATGKLTKPVDFALIPAKEDPNFSAFVFGDPQAYTLDELEFFKKGVIDQIGDKQIAKFGISLGDLVGDDLSLHPAYQTTIAKMGLPWFQVMGNHDMNYDATTDSLSDESFEATFGPNNYSFNYGNAHFIVLDDILYPHPTKGKGYLGGFRKEQLDFVENDLKLVPKDRLIVLAFHIPLLLEHDDVFRVADRQRLFDLLADFPHTLSLSAHTHFQTQNFYDQKDGWKQSKSHHEYNVGTTSGDWYSGIKNELGVPVSTMRDGTPKGYAVLNIKGNQYTFDYKVAGKDPQYQIAIYGPEIVAQKYSGRYPIYANFFIGRKGDNVQYRIDDGTWKAMDYAEEADPAYVYAVNSYDLAKELLDGRRPSDGISSTHLWKMKLPKLKAGNHKIEIQAVDMFGRTHTGVKEIKVEASK from the coding sequence ATGAAGAAAATTTCGACATTTTTAACTTTTTTATCTATACTCTCAACCCTGCATGCACAGGATGTAGTGAGAGGGACTGTATTTGCTGATGCCAATAAAAATGGTGTGCGTGAGCAGAAAGAAGCTGGCATACCCAATGTGTCTGTCAGTAACGGTGTTCAGGTTGTAAAGACCGATGCTAAGGGTAAGTATGAACTTCCATTGGGTAAGGATAATATTATTTTTGTTATCAAACCTACAGATTACAGTATCCCGGTTAATGCTAACAATCACCCTCAGTTTTATTACATACACAAACCAGAAGGAAGTCCGGCCAGTAAATATGCAGGTGTAGCTGCTACGGGAAAATTAACAAAACCTGTAGATTTTGCGTTAATCCCGGCAAAAGAAGATCCGAATTTTTCTGCTTTTGTTTTTGGAGATCCGCAAGCTTATACATTGGATGAACTGGAGTTTTTCAAAAAAGGTGTAATTGATCAGATTGGCGATAAGCAAATTGCAAAATTCGGTATCAGTCTGGGTGATTTAGTCGGCGATGATCTGAGTTTGCATCCGGCATATCAGACAACAATTGCCAAAATGGGATTGCCCTGGTTTCAGGTCATGGGTAACCATGATATGAATTATGACGCTACTACTGATTCTCTTTCTGACGAATCATTTGAAGCGACTTTTGGCCCTAATAATTATTCCTTCAATTATGGTAATGCTCATTTTATAGTACTGGATGACATCTTGTATCCCCACCCTACAAAAGGAAAAGGTTATCTGGGCGGATTCCGGAAAGAACAACTGGACTTTGTAGAAAATGATCTCAAGTTAGTACCCAAAGACAGACTTATCGTACTGGCATTTCATATTCCATTATTACTGGAGCACGATGATGTATTTCGTGTAGCAGATCGTCAACGATTATTCGATCTGTTGGCTGATTTCCCACATACGCTTTCGTTGTCTGCGCATACCCATTTCCAGACTCAAAATTTCTATGATCAAAAGGACGGATGGAAGCAGTCTAAGTCTCATCATGAATATAATGTAGGAACAACATCCGGCGATTGGTATTCCGGAATTAAAAATGAACTTGGGGTGCCGGTATCTACTATGCGTGATGGAACACCAAAGGGATATGCTGTATTGAATATCAAAGGCAACCAATATACATTTGATTATAAAGTAGCAGGCAAGGATCCGCAATATCAGATCGCTATCTACGGGCCTGAAATTGTTGCGCAGAAATACTCCGGACGTTACCCAATTTATGCTAATTTTTTTATTGGTCGTAAAGGGGATAATGTACAGTATCGTATTGATGACGGTACATGGAAAGCAATGGATTATGCTGAGGAAGCAGATCCGGCTTATGTGTATGCCGTCAACAGCTATGATCTGGCAAAAGAATTATTGGACGGAAGAAGACCTTCTGACGGTATCTCTTCTACACACTTGTGGAAAATGAAACTACCAAAGCTAAAGGCCGGAAATCACAAAATTGAAATTCAGGCTGTAGATATGTTTGGAAGAACGCATACAGGAGTAAAAGAAATAAAAGTAGAGGCTTCTAAATAG
- the ruvX gene encoding Holliday junction resolvase RuvX, with the protein MRLMAFDYGTKRIGIAVTDPLQIVANALTTVHPNEIFDFLKNYLQTEEVETFVVGKPRQMDGSDSESASHVVGFIRLLKRQFPTIPVAEVDERFTSKMASAVIAQSGMKKGKRQQKGLVDTISATIILQSYMDSRSFL; encoded by the coding sequence ATGCGGTTAATGGCATTTGATTACGGGACGAAACGAATAGGAATTGCTGTGACGGATCCTTTGCAGATTGTGGCAAATGCACTCACAACTGTGCATCCTAATGAAATTTTTGACTTCCTGAAGAATTACCTGCAAACAGAAGAGGTAGAAACTTTTGTGGTAGGTAAACCAAGACAAATGGACGGCTCAGACTCGGAGTCAGCCTCCCACGTAGTCGGTTTTATCCGCTTACTGAAAAGGCAATTTCCCACTATTCCGGTTGCTGAGGTGGATGAACGCTTTACCTCAAAAATGGCTTCTGCCGTGATTGCTCAGAGTGGTATGAAAAAGGGAAAACGTCAGCAGAAAGGATTGGTAGATACGATATCCGCAACCATAATACTGCAGTCCTACATGGATAGCAGAAGCTTTTTATAA
- a CDS encoding metallophosphoesterase, with amino-acid sequence MLIINAVILFILDFYIFFALRATKIKLVHKKWFGYAWWAYSILLLTGVFIGMKYNIPLTYRSIILVAFFLTATCKFFFFLVILIDDIRRGGVWISRLLRPARKKEQLEDRIKELEKPLPETPKKGISRSEFLMKSGIVIASLPILPLGWGIVSGAYDYRIRRKKLYLPNLPASFHGMRIAQISDVHSGSFYNKKAVTGGIDMLLGEKPDAIFFTGDLVNNVASEMRDYQDIFTRVKADLGVFSTLGNHDYGDYYYGKEDSPAKRKNLQDVIDTHKVMGWDLLMDENRTLKVGNEEIAIVGVQNWGTGRFPKKGDLKKALMGTEEQPVKLLLSHDPSHWRAEVLDTDVDVMFAGHTHGMQFGVRTENFQWSPVKYIYKEWAGLYREKQNKQLYVNVGYGFLGYPGRVGILPEITIFELIKGTKPVV; translated from the coding sequence ATGTTGATTATTAATGCTGTCATACTTTTTATATTAGATTTTTATATTTTTTTCGCACTACGGGCTACTAAAATTAAACTGGTACATAAGAAATGGTTCGGTTATGCCTGGTGGGCTTATTCCATCTTGCTTTTGACCGGAGTATTTATCGGTATGAAGTATAATATTCCACTTACTTACCGCTCGATTATACTGGTCGCATTTTTTCTGACCGCTACCTGCAAATTCTTCTTTTTTCTGGTTATTCTGATCGATGATATCCGGAGAGGAGGTGTATGGATTTCAAGATTACTGAGACCTGCGCGTAAGAAAGAGCAACTGGAAGATCGAATCAAGGAATTAGAAAAGCCTTTACCGGAGACGCCTAAAAAAGGAATTTCAAGATCTGAATTTTTAATGAAATCCGGTATTGTTATCGCTTCGTTGCCTATCCTGCCTTTAGGATGGGGGATCGTTTCCGGTGCATACGACTATCGTATCCGGAGAAAAAAGCTCTATCTGCCCAATTTGCCGGCTTCCTTTCATGGAATGCGTATCGCACAGATTTCAGATGTACATTCCGGGAGTTTTTATAATAAAAAGGCTGTGACCGGTGGTATCGATATGTTATTGGGTGAGAAGCCTGATGCCATCTTTTTTACTGGTGATCTGGTTAATAATGTGGCTTCTGAAATGCGGGATTATCAGGATATCTTCACCCGCGTGAAAGCTGATCTGGGTGTGTTTTCCACATTAGGGAACCACGATTACGGAGATTATTATTACGGAAAGGAAGATTCTCCTGCCAAGAGAAAAAATCTGCAGGATGTAATCGATACGCACAAAGTAATGGGTTGGGATCTTCTGATGGATGAAAACAGAACATTAAAGGTTGGTAACGAGGAGATTGCTATAGTAGGTGTTCAAAACTGGGGAACAGGCAGATTCCCTAAAAAGGGAGATCTCAAAAAAGCGCTTATGGGTACTGAAGAACAACCTGTTAAGTTACTTCTTTCTCATGATCCTTCTCACTGGCGCGCAGAAGTGCTGGATACAGATGTAGATGTTATGTTTGCAGGTCATACACATGGTATGCAATTTGGTGTGCGCACTGAAAACTTTCAGTGGAGCCCGGTCAAATATATTTATAAGGAATGGGCGGGGCTTTACAGGGAAAAGCAAAACAAACAACTCTATGTCAACGTTGGCTATGGCTTCCTTGGCTATCCCGGACGTGTGGGTATACTACCCGAAATTACCATTTTTGAATTGATCAAAGGAACAAAGCCGGTCGTTTAA